A single genomic interval of Gossypium raimondii isolate GPD5lz chromosome 11, ASM2569854v1, whole genome shotgun sequence harbors:
- the LOC105803707 gene encoding uncharacterized protein LOC105803707 isoform X2 — MISLDHPLGDYCEEEINEFASWLGGSYATDVTKPLDGVLTIPLANGFDCLQKVHREFATKLFALYRNIRKAMERHEDLSQTLCRPAELIMGSFDGIKHDTDGFDKQGIRLLLATLNRNLIHCRQLMKVCFYWISDFNGKGNIYIYI, encoded by the exons ATGATTTCTTTGGACCACCCTCTAGGTGACTACTGTGAAGAAGAGATCAATGAATTT GCATCTTGGTTGGGTGGATCATATGCTACTGATGTTACAAAACCCTTAGATGGAGTATTGACTATTCCCTTGGCAAATG GTTTCGATTGTTTGCAGAAAGTGCACAGGGAATTTGCAACAAAACTGTTTGCTCTGTACCGCAATATAAGGAAAGCAATGGAGAGGCATGAAGATTTGTCACAGACTTTGTGTAGACCTGCTGAGTTAATAATGGGTTCATTTGATGGAATTAAG CATGACACTGATGGTTTTGATAAACAAGGAATAAGGCTTCTGCTTGCGACACTTAACAGGAATTTGATTCATTGCAGACAACTTATGAAGGTTTGTTTTTATTG GATTTCAGACTTCAACGGTAAaggcaatatatatatatatatttga
- the LOC105803707 gene encoding uncharacterized protein LOC105803707 isoform X1: MISLDHPLGDYCEEEINEFASWLGGSYATDVTKPLDGVLTIPLANGDNMNLHMSKKVHREFATKLFALYRNIRKAMERHEDLSQTLCRPAELIMGSFDGIKHDTDGFDKQGIRLLLATLNRNLIHCRQLMKVCFYWISDFNGKGNIYIYI; this comes from the exons ATGATTTCTTTGGACCACCCTCTAGGTGACTACTGTGAAGAAGAGATCAATGAATTT GCATCTTGGTTGGGTGGATCATATGCTACTGATGTTACAAAACCCTTAGATGGAGTATTGACTATTCCCTTGGCAAATGGTGATAACATGAATCTTCATATGTCAAAG AAAGTGCACAGGGAATTTGCAACAAAACTGTTTGCTCTGTACCGCAATATAAGGAAAGCAATGGAGAGGCATGAAGATTTGTCACAGACTTTGTGTAGACCTGCTGAGTTAATAATGGGTTCATTTGATGGAATTAAG CATGACACTGATGGTTTTGATAAACAAGGAATAAGGCTTCTGCTTGCGACACTTAACAGGAATTTGATTCATTGCAGACAACTTATGAAGGTTTGTTTTTATTG GATTTCAGACTTCAACGGTAAaggcaatatatatatatatatttga
- the LOC128034813 gene encoding uncharacterized protein LOC128034813 yields the protein MARWQILLSEFDIAYLTQKAVKGSVIADFLASRSLEDYEPLNFDFPNEDLMYVATAEVNTLEGNGIGAVSVSLNGNHDPFTCKLDFDCTNNMAEYEACIMGIRTAIGHKIKVLEVYGDSALVIYQLKGEWEIRDPKLVNYRKLVIELIDKFVDVTFSYLAREENRWPTLWLLWLL from the exons ATGGCCCGATGGCAAATTCTACTGTCTGAATTCGACATAGCCTATTTGACTCAAAAGGCCGTAAAAGGAAGCGTGATAGCAGATTTTCTAGCTAGTAGATCTTTAGAAGATTAtgagcctttgaactttgaCTTCCCAAATGAGGatctgatgtatgtggcaaccGCTGAAGTGAACACACTAGAAG gcaatggaattggggcagttTCGGTATCCCTAAACGGAAATCATGATCCATTTACCtgtaaattggattttgattgcacaaacaATATGGCCGAATACGAAGCATGTATTATGGGGATTCGTACAGCCATCGGACATAAGATTAAAGTGCTAGAGGTATATGGGGATTCTGCACTGGTAATTTATCAACTCAAAGGAGAATGGGAGATAAGAGATCCCAAATTGGTCAATTACCGAAAGCTAGTTATTGAGCTAATTGACAAGTTTGTTGACGTCACCTTCTCTTACCTTGCGCGAGAAGAAAACAGATGGCCGACGCTTTGGCTACTTTGGCTTCTATAA
- the LOC105803707 gene encoding uncharacterized protein LOC105803707 isoform X3 — translation MISLDHPLGDYCEEEINEFASWLGGSYATDVTKPLDGVLTIPLANGDNMNLHMSKKVHREFATKLFALYRNIRKAMERHEDLSQTLCRPAELIMGSFDGIKHDTDGFDKQGIRLLLATLNRNLIHCRQLMKDFRLQR, via the exons ATGATTTCTTTGGACCACCCTCTAGGTGACTACTGTGAAGAAGAGATCAATGAATTT GCATCTTGGTTGGGTGGATCATATGCTACTGATGTTACAAAACCCTTAGATGGAGTATTGACTATTCCCTTGGCAAATGGTGATAACATGAATCTTCATATGTCAAAG AAAGTGCACAGGGAATTTGCAACAAAACTGTTTGCTCTGTACCGCAATATAAGGAAAGCAATGGAGAGGCATGAAGATTTGTCACAGACTTTGTGTAGACCTGCTGAGTTAATAATGGGTTCATTTGATGGAATTAAG CATGACACTGATGGTTTTGATAAACAAGGAATAAGGCTTCTGCTTGCGACACTTAACAGGAATTTGATTCATTGCAGACAACTTATGAAG GATTTCAGACTTCAACGGTAA